Proteins encoded in a region of the Trichosurus vulpecula isolate mTriVul1 chromosome 9, mTriVul1.pri, whole genome shotgun sequence genome:
- the NPRL2 gene encoding GATOR complex protein NPRL2 isoform X2: protein MGSSSRIECIFFSEFHPTLGPKITYQVPEDFISRELFDTVQVYVITKPELQNKLITVTAMEKKLIGCPVCIEHKKYSRNALLFNLGFVCDARAKTCALEPIVKKLAGYLTTLELESSFVSTEESKQKLVPIMTILLEELNATGRCTLPIDESNTIHLKVIEQRPDPPIAQEYDVPVFTKDKDEFFNSQWDLTTQQILPYIDGFRHIQKISAEADVELNLVRIAIQNLLYYGVVTLVSILQYSNVYCPTPKVQDLVDDKSLQEECLAYVTKQGHKRASLRDVFQLYCGLSPGTTVRDLIGRYTQQLQHVDERKLIQFGLMKNLMRRLQKYPVRITSEERSHPARLYTGCHSYDEICCKTGMSYRELDERLDNDPNIIVCWK, encoded by the exons atgggcagcagcagcaggatcgAGTGCATCTTCTTCAGCGAATTCCACCCCACGCTGGGCCCCAAAATCACCTACCAG GTGCCCGAGGACTTCATCTCCAGAGAGCTGTTTGACACCGTGCAGGTGTATGTCATCACCAAGCCCGAGCTGCAGAACAAATTGATCACGGT GACAGCCATGGAGAAGAAGCTGATTGGCTGCCCCGTGTGCATTGAGCACAAGAAGTACAGTCGAAATGCACTGCTCTTCAACCTGGGCTTCGTGTGTGATGCCCGAGCCAAGACTTGCGCTCTGGAGCCCATTGTTAAGAAGCTGGCTGGCTACCTCACCACGCTGGAG CTGGAGAGCAGCTTTGTGTCCACAGAGGAGAGCAAACAGAAGCTAGTGCCCATCATGACCATCCTCCTAGAGGAGCTCAATGCCACAGGCAGATGTACCCTGCCCATAG ATGAATCTAATACCATCCACCTGAAGGTCATTGAGCAGCGGCCTGACCCCCCCATTGCCCAGGAGTATGACGTGCCCGTTTTTACCAAGGACAAGGATGAGTTCTTCAACTCCCAGTGGGACCTCACCACGCAGCAA ATACTTCCCTACATCGATGGCTTTCGACATATCCAGAAAATTTCTGCTGAGGCTGACGTGGAGCTCAACCTTGTACGGATTGCCATCCAGAACCTGCT GTACTATGGGGTGGTGACCCTGGTATCCATCCTCCAG TATTCCAATGTGTACTGCCCCACACCCAAGGTTCAGGACCTGGTGGATGATAAGTCACTACAAGAGGAATGTCTGGCCTATGTCACCAAACAAG GTCACAAGCGGGCCAGCCTCCGAGATGTCTTCCAGCTCTACTGTGGCCTCAGCCCAGGCACCACTGTCCGAGACCTCATCGGCCGCTATACCCAACAGCTGCAGCACGTGGATGAAAG GAAGCTGATCCAGTTTGGGCTCATGAAAAACCTGATGAGGCGGCTGCAGAAGTACCCGGTGCGCATCACCTCGGAGGAGCGCAGCCACCCGGCCCGCCTCTACACGGGCTGCCACAGCTACGACGAGATCTGCTGCAAGACGG GAATGAGCTATCGGGAGCTGGACGAGCGCCTGGACAACGACCCCAACATCATCGTTTGCTGGAAGTGA
- the NPRL2 gene encoding GATOR complex protein NPRL2 isoform X1, with protein MLPCYCAGAHGSRLLFCTCAAPRAAVSLPEAGLGLRPLALGGLCRVSAPQPAAMGSSSRIECIFFSEFHPTLGPKITYQVPEDFISRELFDTVQVYVITKPELQNKLITVTAMEKKLIGCPVCIEHKKYSRNALLFNLGFVCDARAKTCALEPIVKKLAGYLTTLELESSFVSTEESKQKLVPIMTILLEELNATGRCTLPIDESNTIHLKVIEQRPDPPIAQEYDVPVFTKDKDEFFNSQWDLTTQQILPYIDGFRHIQKISAEADVELNLVRIAIQNLLYYGVVTLVSILQYSNVYCPTPKVQDLVDDKSLQEECLAYVTKQGHKRASLRDVFQLYCGLSPGTTVRDLIGRYTQQLQHVDERKLIQFGLMKNLMRRLQKYPVRITSEERSHPARLYTGCHSYDEICCKTGMSYRELDERLDNDPNIIVCWK; from the exons ATGCTGCCTTGCTACTGCGCAGGCGCCCACGGGAGCCGGCTCCTTTTCTGCACTTGTGCAG CGCCTCGAGCGGCCGTCTCTCTTCCAGAAGCTGGGCTGGGGCTCCGGCCCCTGGCCCTCGGGGGTCTCTGCAGGGTCTCCGCGCCCCAGCCAGCCGCcatgggcagcagcagcaggatcgAGTGCATCTTCTTCAGCGAATTCCACCCCACGCTGGGCCCCAAAATCACCTACCAG GTGCCCGAGGACTTCATCTCCAGAGAGCTGTTTGACACCGTGCAGGTGTATGTCATCACCAAGCCCGAGCTGCAGAACAAATTGATCACGGT GACAGCCATGGAGAAGAAGCTGATTGGCTGCCCCGTGTGCATTGAGCACAAGAAGTACAGTCGAAATGCACTGCTCTTCAACCTGGGCTTCGTGTGTGATGCCCGAGCCAAGACTTGCGCTCTGGAGCCCATTGTTAAGAAGCTGGCTGGCTACCTCACCACGCTGGAG CTGGAGAGCAGCTTTGTGTCCACAGAGGAGAGCAAACAGAAGCTAGTGCCCATCATGACCATCCTCCTAGAGGAGCTCAATGCCACAGGCAGATGTACCCTGCCCATAG ATGAATCTAATACCATCCACCTGAAGGTCATTGAGCAGCGGCCTGACCCCCCCATTGCCCAGGAGTATGACGTGCCCGTTTTTACCAAGGACAAGGATGAGTTCTTCAACTCCCAGTGGGACCTCACCACGCAGCAA ATACTTCCCTACATCGATGGCTTTCGACATATCCAGAAAATTTCTGCTGAGGCTGACGTGGAGCTCAACCTTGTACGGATTGCCATCCAGAACCTGCT GTACTATGGGGTGGTGACCCTGGTATCCATCCTCCAG TATTCCAATGTGTACTGCCCCACACCCAAGGTTCAGGACCTGGTGGATGATAAGTCACTACAAGAGGAATGTCTGGCCTATGTCACCAAACAAG GTCACAAGCGGGCCAGCCTCCGAGATGTCTTCCAGCTCTACTGTGGCCTCAGCCCAGGCACCACTGTCCGAGACCTCATCGGCCGCTATACCCAACAGCTGCAGCACGTGGATGAAAG GAAGCTGATCCAGTTTGGGCTCATGAAAAACCTGATGAGGCGGCTGCAGAAGTACCCGGTGCGCATCACCTCGGAGGAGCGCAGCCACCCGGCCCGCCTCTACACGGGCTGCCACAGCTACGACGAGATCTGCTGCAAGACGG GAATGAGCTATCGGGAGCTGGACGAGCGCCTGGACAACGACCCCAACATCATCGTTTGCTGGAAGTGA